A genomic window from Silene latifolia isolate original U9 population chromosome 11, ASM4854445v1, whole genome shotgun sequence includes:
- the LOC141612799 gene encoding serine/threonine-protein phosphatase 5-like, with product MVTLDKNVQRNAIVAPPTMPIPIELNVVDPHYSGPRFKGESITLEFIKRMIDDFKNEICLHENFAYQILVRTRDLLFQLPTLVDISVPDGKHITVCGDIHGQFYDLINIFEINGYPSDDNPYLFNGDFVDRGSFSIEVIFTLFAFKCLYPNSMYLARGNHESKSMNEYYGFESEIKTKLNYSFVDLFAQVFCCLPLAHVINNKVFVTHGGLFSEDGVKLSDIRAIDRFREPPQEGLMCELLWSDPGSGPGRGPSPRGVGLKFGPDVTKKFLEDNELILLVRSHEVKQEGYEFEHNGTVVTVFSAPNYCDQFGNDGAFIRFEAPKLRFNVTKFSAVPHPETLPMLYDNFTCTELFDFDF from the coding sequence ATGGTAACCCTTGATAAAAACGTTCAACGTAACGCTATTGTCGCCCCGCCAACGATGCCTATTCCAATCGAACTCAATGTGGTCGACCCACATTATTCCGGGCCAAGATTTAAAGGCGAATCAATTACCTTAGAATTTATAAAGAGGATGATAGACGACTTTAAGAACGAAATTTGCCTACACGAAAATTTTGCATATCAAATCCTCGTACGAACCCGTGATTTATTATTTCAATTGCCTACTCTAGTCGATATAAGTGTACCCGACGGAAAACATATTACCGTGTGTGGTGACATTCACGGCCAATTTTAcgatttaattaacatattcgaGATTAATGGATATCCGTCCGATGATAACCCGTACCTATTTAATGGCGATTTTGTTGATCGAGGATCGTTTTCAATTGAAGTTATATTTACGCTTTTCGCGTTCAAGTGTTTATACCCGAATTCAATGTATTTAGCTAGGGGAAATCATGAAAGCAAGAGCATGAACGAGTATTACGGGTTCGAATCCGAGATCAAGACGAAATTGAATTATTCTTTTGTTGATTTATTTGCTCAAGTTTTTTGTTGCTTACCTTTAGCTCATGTGATTAATAATAAGGTATTTGTGACACATGGCGGTCTATTTAGTGAGGACGGCGTAAAATTATCCGATATCCGTGCAATTGACCGGTTTAGAGAACCGCCCCAAGAAGGGTTAATGTGTGAATTATTATGGAGTGATCCGGGCTCGGGCCCAGGAAGAGGTCCGAGCCCACGGGGTGTGGGCCTAAAATTTGGCCCGGACGTGACGAAAAAGTTTTTGGAAGATAATGAGTTGATTTTATTAGTAAGGTCACATGAGGTGAAACAAGAAGGGTATGAATTTGAGCATAATGGTACGGTTGTTACGGTTTTTTCGGCTCCGAATTATTGTGATCAATTTGGTAATGACGGGGCTTTTATTCGATTCGAAGCCCCGAAATTGAGATTTAATGTTACCAAGTTCTCGGCCGTGCCACATCCTGAGACTTTGCCAATGCTTTATGATAACTTCACGTGTACTGAACTTTTTGATTTCGATTTTTAA
- the LOC141612800 gene encoding PLAT domain-containing protein 3-like → MIMIDLRAMMNVVEGLEDDTCQHYILVQTGNVTNAGTDARVTVKLYDAQGQMIESANLQEKGTDKGKLRLHYRPIEGRLGVQEVYYSDPYNYFERNQLDSFTIESNCHTSKLCKLELSHDNTGTKPGWYVDYLRVQTNYPNDIPRLAFEDTKFEINQWLAKDEKPNSLSVQKNLCGSSN, encoded by the exons ATGATCATGATCGATTTACGGGCAATGATG AATGTGGTTGAGGGCCTTGAGGATGACACTTGCCAACATTATATTTTGGTGCAAACCGGCAATGTTACAAATGCGGGTACAGATGCACGTGTAACAGTCAAGTTATATGACGCGCAAGGTCAAATGATTGAATCCGCTAATTTACAAGAAAAAGGAACTGACAAGGGCAAGCTGAGACTCCATTATCGACCAATTGAGGGACGTTTAGGTGTTCAAGAAGTTTATTATAGTGATCCCTACAACTATTTTGAGAGAAATCAATTGGACTCTTTCACTATCGAATCTAATTGCCATACTTCTAAACTTTGTAAATTAGAGTTAAGCCATGATAATACAGGCACAAAACCCGGTTGGTATGTTGACTATTTAAGAGTTCAAACTAACTATCCTAACGATATACCAAGATTGGCTTTTGAAGATACTAAGTTTGAAATTAACCAATGGCTTGCTAAGGACGAGAAGCCAAACTCGCTTAGCGTTCAAAAGAATTTATGCGGATCTTCTAATTAA